Within Triticum dicoccoides isolate Atlit2015 ecotype Zavitan chromosome 1B, WEW_v2.0, whole genome shotgun sequence, the genomic segment catactCAACCAGACCGGAAGCATCTTCGTCAGTATGCTTACTAAACTGCTCGCTTTTTGTGTCGAGATCCTTCTTGTTTCCCCTTTTCATCAACATGTCCCGCGTAAGCTGAGGATCATTGCTTCCGCATGAGGCCTTCTCCGATAGCTTGCCTTGTGCGTGATCTAGCAATAGAGACTTGTAGTTAATCCATATCGCAGCACATTTCATAGTTGATGTAAATTTTCAGTTCCGGCAGTAATTTCTCTTTTGTGAAACGACGATTCCGGCAGGATAATCGCGTCTTAAATGAAATTTTATTTCCCTTAAGCTGCTTGTGGAGTACTACAAAACGCAAGGTCTTTGATCGAGTGGTAGATCGTGAAATTTGGGCAGGGTGGGCGTATAAACCTGGATGCGCAGATTGACAACTACGCCAAGAACCGGCGCGACATGATGACACGGCGCGGGGAGGTGGCAGCGGTGAGCCGGCTGAGGGGCGCGCTCTTCTCGGTCACCATGGGCTCCAACGACTTCATCAACAACTACCTGGCCCCCATCCTCTCCGCGCCGGAGCGCGCCGTGACGCCCCCGGAGACCTTCATCAACGGCATGATCGCCAAGTACCGGCAGCAGCTCATCGTACGTGCATGCCATCCCATTCCCAGCCTTATTAGCTCGTTCGTCTCGTCGCATGCATGATCATGTCAACAGCTTCAGTTCGTGGTGATTAACCAATTAGAGTTTGCTTACATGATCGCATTGGGCGCAGAGGCTGTACCTTCTGGACGCCCGTAAGATCGTGGTGGTGAACGTGGGGCCGATCGGCTGCATCCCTTACCTGAGGGACATCATGACGACCGGGGCCGGAGCCGGGGCCGGGGCGTGCGCCGAGTTCCCGAACCAGCTGGCCCAGTCCTTCAACCGCAAGCTGCGCGCCGTGGTGACCGAGCTGGGCGCCGGCCTCGGCGGCTCGCGCTTCGTCTACGCCGACGTCTACCGCATCGTCTCCGACATCATCGCCAACTACAAGTCGCACGGTACCACAATATAGCCCATACGACATCAAGTCATCAGGCATGATCGATCAGATGGAGAAACAGGAGTTTATATGTGACTCGGCGTTGCGTTGATCTGTCTGTGTGTGTGTAGGGTTCGAGGTGGCGGACTCGGCGTGCTGCTACGTGGGCGGGCGGTTCGGCGGGCTGGCGCCCTGCGCGCCCGCGTCGAGCTACTGCGCGGACAGGTCCAAGTACGTGTTCTGGGACGCGTATCACCCCAGCGACGCCGCCAACGCGCTCATAGCCAGCCGCATCCTCGACGGCGACCCGGCGGATATCTCCCCTGTCAACGTGCGCCACCTGGTCTTGGACGATGCTTAGCTTAGAATCATGCCTGCTGTATCTCAAGAGGCTGTTTGCTTCCCTCAGTGTGACCGGCTAGATAGAAATCCAGGAAGATAGCCCGCAGCCTGCGAGAACGACGACGGCGTCGGCGTGGACGGGCTCGCGCGCGTGCTCCTGGTAGTTGGACGACGCGTTGCAGGAATGCGACCGTAGGTAGACAGGTCGCCTACACCCATGAAAACAGTGGCATACGCAGACGGCGGTGATGTTGTTCCATTGGTACAGGTCAAATCCTGGAGTAGGCCGGCGTGGATTGGTCGAGTCAGCCAGCATCCCCAGTTCAATTATCAAGCCAATGGTTTAGGTGGCAGATAAGAGTTATGCCGCAACTATATCAGCCCAACTCCGTTTCTGTTTGTGAAACCCTGTGGCGTTTAAAAGACTTATTCTGCTACGACTGTATGTTTATGGGCTAAGACAAATACCCTGTCGCTGTGTAATCGACTGGTATGCTATCATCTGAATGACAATTCGGAATTGTCCTAGTACCAGTAACTTAGTTTAGTTACATATAAATAACAATTACATTTTGCACGTGCATCACCGGGTTCATGTGATTTTGGATTAACCGGACAACTCTATTGAGGATGTGTTGTAATGGTTTTCATCTGGTTTCCGTAAATTAACAGACAACTCTATTCTACTTTTTTAATGAATCGGAACCTAAGGGGTcatgttttaaaaaaaaattattttGCCCGTGCTGATGTGATTTTTGATTGAATTAAAAAATGGCAAAGAAATAACTCACATTAAAGATGTTGCTCATACGCTGCCTGCTAACCACACCCCCATGGTATCCATCCTTCGGAGTCTTGGTCAAAAGCGTTttcttttttgaaacggaggcaaaatatTTGCCTCGTATATTAAATAAGGAGAGAAGAATTTGTTACATCGCACACCCATAATACGGCATGACAATTATTCTCGCAATAGAAAAAACCCTAACTTCTTTGCCCTGGCGGTGATCCAAAGGTTTGCCTCGTCGACGATGGTGTTGAGTAGAGTTGGCGGAGGCGTGCTCTTATGCCGGAACACTCTTGCGTTTCTCTCATTCCAAATGACCCACGACACAAGCATGGTGATCGAGGCCTTCGCTTTTCGGTTGGTGGTGCCCACGGCGCTCATGCTCGCCCATCATGTCTTGACTGAGTCGAAGGAGCTCCACGCCGAAGTGTCCATGTCGTGTATGAGAAATTTCTGAATAACCAAATTCCAAAGCCTCAACGTGAAGCGGCATCTGAAGAATAGATGTGTTCCACGTTCTTGCACTCTCCTGCAAAAAGGGCCACCTTCGGTTGGTCAAAAGCGTTGCAAATAAACGGAGCCGCCTTCAGATTTTTGGTGAAAGTCATTGCAAAAATATGGAGTACTACCCACCTTCAGATTCTCGGCCGAAAACATTGCAAACTTATGGACAATCTTGCGGAAGACGGAGCTCTGTCTGCAAAGCATAGATGCCTACGTGTGAGATGCTAGTACAACCTATAAAATTTCAGTGTAGCACTTTCAAATAGTTTCCCCCATTCTGTTGAACAAACAAATATGGCCAAAAAATAGCACTCCACTGCAATGTATGTGGTGTACGCACGTAGAGAACAGATTGACAAACAGCAAAATTATAGACATGATATTAAATAAAAAAGGTGAAAACTTTTTAGAAAAACAACTACACATCTATTAGCTTTCCGTAAATTGATTATGCCACTGCCTCCAAAAGAATGATACATGACACATATATTCGCATGAAAAAAATATAGTAAGCTCACAATAATTTATTTTTCCATTGACAAACACACAATTTAAGTTCTTTTTAATATCTCCATTAGCGTCCCCACCAAAAACACATGGACAAAAAACTCTACCCAGTTTTATAAAATTTGTTCCTTCCTTCTCATTGAATAAATAGCGCCGACAAGTAAAAAAAAGGTTAGATACTTGCATCAGTTGCATGCGTTGCTCATCTGATGTGCATATAAACAAAAGACATTCCTCGACTGCCGCCAATGGTCGTAAAGCTTATTGTTGAGGAGGCCAAACTTTTGGGTTACAACGGGGGCCAAGAAATTAGGGACAGTTGTATTACGCGAGTAATTGTCATGCCGTTTTCTCGGGCTTTTGTAACACTCTGTAACTGTATTCTCCTCTAATTTAAttaatgaggcaaatcttttgcttcCGATTCAAAAAAAAACATTCCTCGACGGTGTACTTCAAAAAGATGCTCCCGTGTGACTACCAGCCAATACTGTTGCAAAGCATTCTCATCACCACCCCCACAAGCATCGCGAAAGGAAAATAAAACAATCCTGCCTCTAACAAGACATAAATTTGGTGATTTGTATGGTGAGAACAATCGAAAAGATCCGATTGATTGTGCTGGCCTCCATACATAAAATACACCCAGACATTTAAAGATATCAT encodes:
- the LOC119311504 gene encoding GDSL esterase/lipase At4g16230-like encodes the protein MGLGGFVPPYMDPNTTGDVLFGGVNYASGGGGILNQTGSIFGGRINLDAQIDNYAKNRRDMMTRRGEVAAVSRLRGALFSVTMGSNDFINNYLAPILSAPERAVTPPETFINGMIAKYRQQLIRLYLLDARKIVVVNVGPIGCIPYLRDIMTTGAGAGAGACAEFPNQLAQSFNRKLRAVVTELGAGLGGSRFVYADVYRIVSDIIANYKSHGFEVADSACCYVGGRFGGLAPCAPASSYCADRSKYVFWDAYHPSDAANALIASRILDGDPADISPVNVRHLVLDDA